The Salvelinus fontinalis isolate EN_2023a chromosome 9, ASM2944872v1, whole genome shotgun sequence genome has a window encoding:
- the LOC129862667 gene encoding zinc finger and SCAN domain-containing protein 2-like translates to MSKIQLLRVFLYDRLTAAAEEIFEVVEKTIAENQEEVVRLQRLLDIVLQPEIKQDRADLQQLCLSVSEVEIPPEQQHCEQEWSPSLRHEDPESTQIKEEHGPSQEEEQLQGLEAHTKDSIFTPAYDEDPTQPSHPYQAQKEGNGERDTLPSTTTEQIKTEPDGEDYGESEPTSVFQPLSAVNPDCSAAPSENSEGDSGMETGGPPSGFKSVKSKGTNMVKEQSSLINTKDNKSTPLFHLKSPRQGHATPGCCKVCGKYFHYMGLLFKHVQTHSNDKETLCGVCGKHMASTESMKDHLQTHIAARYCCRVCSKWFTLNSNLIVHMRSHTGEKTCHCPVCGKGFSTSGDLKKHIRIHTGEKPFRCPDCGKAFNQSGNLKYHRKSHTGEK, encoded by the exons ATGTCTAAAATACAGTTGTTGAGAGTTTTTCTCTACGATAGATTAACAGCTGCTGCTGAGGAGATATTCGAGGTCGTTGAAAAAACCATAGCAGAGAATCAGGAGGAAGTTGTCCGTCTACAGAGGCTACTCGACATTGTTCTTCAACCTGAGATAAAGCAAGACAGAGCAG ACCTCcagcagctctgtctctctgtctctgaagtGGAGATTCCCCCAGAGCAGCAGCATTGTGAGCAGGAGTGGAGCCCCAGTCTGAGGCATGAGGACCCAGAGTCCACACAGATCAAAGAGGAACATGGTCccagtcaggaggaagagcagcttcaaGGGCTTGAGGCTCATACTAAAGACTCCATATTCACTCCTGCTTATGATGAGGACCCAACTCAACCCTCGCATCCCTATCAAGCCCAAAAGgaagggaatggagagagagacactctaCCCAGCACTACAACTGAACAGATCAAAACAGAACCGGATGGAGAGGACTACGGAGAATCAGAACCAACCAGTGTCTTTCAGCCCCTCTCTGCAGTAAATCCAGACTGTTCTGCAGCTCCGAGTGAAAACAGTGAAGGTGACAGTGGGATGGAGACTGGCGGACCTCCGTCAGGTTTCAAGTCAGTCAAATCAAAGGGAACAAATATGGTAAAAGAACAAAGCTCCCTTATCAACACTAAGGATAACAAATCCACACCGTTGTTCCATCTGAAATCACCTAGGCAAGGTCACGCTACTCCTGGTTGTTGTAAGGTGTGTGGCAAGTATTTTCATTACATGGGCTTATTATTTAAACATGTTCAAACTCATTCAAACGATAAAGAAACACTTTGTGGAGTGTGTGGAAAGCATATGGCGTCAACAGAAAGTATGAAAGATCATCTCCAGACTCACATTGCAGCTAGGTATTGTTGTCGTGTTTGTAGTAAATGGTTCACCTTAAACAGCAATCTGATAGTGCACATGAGAAGCCACACAGGGGAAAAAACGTGTCACTGCCCTGTTTGTGGCAAAGGATTCAGCACCAGCGGCGATCTGAAGAAACACATCCGgattcacacaggggagaagccgttTCGCTGCCCTGATTGTGGCAAAGCGTTCAATCAGAGTGGAAATCTGAAATATCATAGAAAGtcccacacaggggagaaataa